Within the Methanobacterium sp. BRmetb2 genome, the region ATAAAATGAGCAAACTATCCTAACATGCCATAATCTGTTTATTTTACATCTTAAAATGTAAGTAAAATCAAAAAAACGGTTAACATGACATTTGAGTTAAGATGACTACTCTCTATCTAAACATAGAATGACATCAAATATAACTTTATCGTTTTTGGGATTCTTTTAACTTGATTCTTTTAACTTAATGTGTATTTCACAAAAAAAATAAGATACTCCATATTATAGAAAAAGCGTATATAACCGTTTCTAGTTGATTCCAATAACAAAATGATACATCACATAGTTGAAAAACAAGATATTATTGTTTTTATGAGAATGTAATAATTATTGCAACTTCAATGAAGTAAGTATAGAATTATAATATTCCTTCATTTTCTTTAAAAAATATTGCTTTTACATATGGTCAACTGTTATTCTACAAGATATAAATTTAAATTACATCTTTTAGATCCCATAGCAACTTAGGGTTTTTCTTTATTAGATCAATAATAAGTTTTTTTAAACTTGCTTCTTTTGTCTTAGAATCACTTATACTATGAAATATTGTGTTAAGAGTTTCATCATCCATTTCAATAAGTTTATGTTGAAGTTTAGTATATCGAACAAGTTTCTTACCAAAATCATTTTTCCATAAATCGTCATATTTTTTAAGAGCTTTTGCATGGTAATTTCCCTTTTCTATGGAGTCTGTGGCAACAATACCGGCAAATAACCCCCCTACCAATGCATTTACAATACCTCCTCCAGTTATGGGATTCACATGTCTAGCTGCATCACCTACTAACATTACATTGTCAGCTACAGCACTTTCAAGGGGACTGACTGGTTCACTGCCAACAACAAATTCAATTATTTCTCCTTCAGGAAATTTATTACTTATAAAATTATCTAAGTAATATTTAGGATTTCTTTTAGCTTTTGATGGTAAAACACCTATACCAACATTAGCAGTATTTTTTCCCTTAGGAAAATACCATATATATCCTCCTGGAGCAGAAGTATTCCCTAACCAAAAATAGCAATAATTTTGATCAATATCTAAGTTAGTCAATTGATACTGCGCACATGACTCTATTTCATTTAAGGCGAGTGTAGTATCTATTCCTGCCCATTTTCCTACACGACTTTCCACACCATCAGCCCCAATCACTATTTTAGTTTCAATACTGTCAATTTCATCCATTTTTTGAATAGTCACTTCAGCAGTTCTAAATTTACTACTCCTTTTTAACCCGACCGCCGTTGTTTTAACCATTACGTTAGCACCAGCATTAGCCGCGAGTTTTACGAGATGTCTATCAAATATTTTCCTTTCAAGAACGTATCCAACCTCATTTCCAGCAAATTGTTCTTTTAATATTATTTCAGTCCCATCAGGAGAATATATTTTAGCCCCGCTAATATCAGCAGCAACCCATTTTTTATCAACTTTTACAAGTTTTTCAAAGTGTTCTTTGCCAACACCTTCTGCACATCTCACAGGAATACCAATTTCTGGTCTTTTTTCAAGCAATAACACATCTAAGCCGTTTTCAGCCGCAGTTTTTGCTGCCATACTTCCAGCCGGGCCTGCACCAACAACTACAACGTCATAATCTATCACAAAACTCCTCCATTTCAATAATAGAAATAGGGCAGGTTCTAAGACAAGCCAAACACAAATCACATTTATTTTGTTTTATATTTACTGCCGTTCCAACAATCTCGTTTGCACTGGATTTACAAACAGCGATGCAAGCTCCACAAGAAAAACATTCATTTTTATTAATTTTTATCACTTTTTTCTTTATAGTTATTTTTTTGTCGCGACTCATAATTCATCTCTCCAAAAAAGCTATTTAAATTTAATTTCATCAATAAAAGCTTTATTTTGATTAATTTGGTTATATTAATACCTTCACCCGTTTTAATTCTATTTATGACATTTTCTACATCATCATCATGATATTTTTTGATTATAGCATCCCACCCACTATTACCTAACTTATATTTTACTTTTGACCAAGAAATATTCGCATTGTATACTTTTTTGTTGAAATTATTCCATTGGTTTTGATACTCTAAAATATTAGAATCGAAATATTTTTCGTTTTCAAATGCATTTATAATTGATTTTGCACATAAAATACTGGTTTCAAGAGCTGGTCGAAGTCCTTCAGAGCCCCATGGCGTGGCCATTCCTGCAGAATCCCCTATAAACATGACCCTTCCATTTACAAGCTTTTTACTACAACCAATAGGAATTGTTCCTTTTTCCACGCGCAGAGTTTGGGCAT harbors:
- a CDS encoding digeranylgeranylglycerophospholipid reductase; this translates as MIDYDVVVVGAGPAGSMAAKTAAENGLDVLLLEKRPEIGIPVRCAEGVGKEHFEKLVKVDKKWVAADISGAKIYSPDGTEIILKEQFAGNEVGYVLERKIFDRHLVKLAANAGANVMVKTTAVGLKRSSKFRTAEVTIQKMDEIDSIETKIVIGADGVESRVGKWAGIDTTLALNEIESCAQYQLTNLDIDQNYCYFWLGNTSAPGGYIWYFPKGKNTANVGIGVLPSKAKRNPKYYLDNFISNKFPEGEIIEFVVGSEPVSPLESAVADNVMLVGDAARHVNPITGGGIVNALVGGLFAGIVATDSIEKGNYHAKALKKYDDLWKNDFGKKLVRYTKLQHKLIEMDDETLNTIFHSISDSKTKEASLKKLIIDLIKKNPKLLWDLKDVI